Proteins from a genomic interval of Aureimonas sp. AU20:
- a CDS encoding FAD-dependent monooxygenase: MPSSPSAIYDVLIAGAGAVGLFLACELRLGGCSVLVLEAARDPHSPLKEPPFGVRGLSVPTIESLDRRGLLDGLKDRAANSKTPGTAHWLAQPRRPGGHFAGIPFFHDQIDTSHWRYRLPGEVGNLAVDMAGLETVLTARAEALGVEIRRGCAVEGLEQSDGSVVVRAGGEAVASRWLVGCDGARSVVRKAAGIGFTGTEPEFTGYSVEVGLADPGLLTPGRQHTATGMVVFNPPGTIAMVDFDGGAFHRTSPIGREHVEAVLRKVSGADVRVTALHLATTWTDRAYRATQYRRGRVLVAGDAAHIHSPLGGQGLNLGLGDAMNLGWKLAATIRGDAPEELVDTYESERQPVADRVLDWSRAQVALMRPSPSSRALQAVVRDLIATRDGATYFAEQVWGVGLRYDLGCEHPLAGRSAPDFTLADGTRFTEHLRGGQGALLVFEARPDLREAAACWGGRIAFLEARATEHLPVKAALVRPDGVVGWACGDRIDRAELEQAMARWFGKPADVARLSPGPSPA; the protein is encoded by the coding sequence ATGCCTTCATCCCCTTCCGCAATCTATGACGTCCTCATCGCCGGCGCAGGGGCGGTCGGCCTATTTCTCGCCTGCGAGCTGCGCCTCGGCGGCTGCTCGGTGCTGGTTCTCGAAGCGGCGCGCGATCCGCATTCGCCGCTGAAGGAACCGCCGTTCGGCGTGCGCGGATTGTCCGTGCCGACGATCGAGAGTCTTGACCGGCGCGGCCTCCTCGACGGTCTCAAGGATCGGGCCGCGAACAGCAAGACACCCGGCACGGCGCACTGGCTGGCGCAGCCGCGCCGGCCCGGCGGTCACTTCGCCGGCATCCCCTTCTTCCACGACCAGATCGATACGTCCCACTGGCGGTATCGATTGCCGGGCGAGGTCGGCAATCTTGCCGTCGACATGGCCGGTCTGGAAACCGTTCTGACAGCCCGGGCCGAGGCCCTAGGCGTCGAGATCCGTCGAGGCTGCGCGGTGGAAGGACTGGAGCAGTCAGACGGGTCGGTCGTCGTGCGGGCCGGAGGCGAGGCGGTTGCGAGCCGCTGGCTCGTCGGCTGCGACGGCGCTCGCAGCGTGGTCCGCAAGGCAGCCGGGATCGGCTTCACAGGGACCGAGCCCGAGTTCACGGGCTACTCCGTCGAGGTGGGACTGGCCGATCCCGGCTTGCTGACGCCCGGCCGACAACACACCGCGACGGGAATGGTCGTCTTCAATCCTCCCGGCACGATCGCGATGGTTGATTTCGATGGCGGTGCGTTCCATCGCACCTCCCCGATCGGGCGCGAGCACGTGGAAGCCGTTCTGCGCAAGGTCTCGGGCGCGGACGTTCGGGTCACGGCGCTTCATCTCGCGACCACCTGGACCGATCGGGCTTATCGGGCAACGCAGTACCGCCGGGGCCGGGTGCTCGTCGCGGGCGATGCCGCCCATATTCACTCGCCGCTTGGCGGACAGGGGCTCAATCTCGGGCTCGGCGACGCGATGAACCTCGGCTGGAAACTGGCCGCCACGATCCGGGGAGACGCGCCGGAGGAGCTTGTCGATACTTACGAGAGCGAGCGCCAGCCCGTGGCCGACCGCGTCCTCGACTGGTCGCGTGCCCAGGTCGCGCTGATGCGGCCGAGCCCGAGCTCCCGCGCGCTGCAAGCCGTGGTCCGCGACCTGATCGCCACGCGAGACGGCGCAACCTATTTCGCCGAGCAGGTCTGGGGTGTCGGTCTGCGCTACGATCTCGGCTGCGAACATCCGCTGGCGGGCCGCAGCGCGCCCGACTTCACGCTCGCCGACGGAACGCGGTTCACCGAGCACCTGCGCGGTGGCCAAGGCGCCCTTCTCGTCTTCGAGGCGCGCCCGGACCTGCGCGAGGCGGCGGCTTGCTGGGGTGGACGGATCGCCTTCCTCGAAGCGCGCGCGACGGAGCATCTGCCTGTCAAGGCGGCGTTGGTCCGACCGGACGGCGTGGTCGGCTGGGCCTGCGGCGACAGGATCGATCGAGCGGAGTTGGAACAGGCCATGGCGCGCTGGTTCGGGAAGCCGGCCGATGTGGCGAGGCTTTCGCCGGGTCCGTCTCCAGCGTAG